In the genome of Mercenaria mercenaria strain notata unplaced genomic scaffold, MADL_Memer_1 contig_864, whole genome shotgun sequence, one region contains:
- the LOC128554914 gene encoding uncharacterized protein LOC128554914 produces the protein MCVNSDAGPFGIDTEKYSSMTKVLRVTAYASRFVKNILGRSNRTCGNLTSEEMKDAETTWLRCIQRKYFSDTINATLAKNPNNLQRQLGLFVDDSGLLRCRGRLEHSDLTFGARYPMLLPKGDTFTKLLIRKTHVELLHSGVSQTLSKIRYNYWIVRGRATVKSVIKKCYMCRRVEGGPYKMPLMPPLPKSRVSESAPFTRTGLDYLGPLLIKTQNGPK, from the coding sequence ATGTGTGTGAATTCTGATGCAGGACCTTTCGGAATTGATACTGAAAAATATTCATCAATGACGAAAGTATTGAGAGTGACAGCCTATGCTTCTAGATTTGTAAAGAACATTCTTGGCAGATCTAATAGAACATGTGGTAATCTAACAAGTGAAGAAATGAAAGATGCAGAGACAACGTGGCTGAGGTgcattcaaagaaaatatttttcagacaCTATAAATGCAACATTAGCTAAAAATCCCAACAACCTACAACGTCAACTAGGATTATTTGTTGACGATAGTGGACTTTTAAGATGCCGAGGTCGACTTGAACATTCGGATCTCACATTTGGTGCTAGATATCCAATGTTACTTCCAAAAGGTGATACCTTTACAAAACTGCTGATACGGAAAACACATGTAGAATTGTTACACAGTGGTGTTTCTCAGACTCTCAGCAAAATAAGGTACAACTATTGGATTGTCAGAGGTCGTGCCACAGTGAAATCAGTAATCAAAAAGTGTTACATGTGCCGCCGCGTAGAAGGCGGGCCATACAAGATGCCGTTAATGCCACCTTTACCAAAGTCACGCGTCTCAGAATCTGCTCCATTTACTCGAACAGGTCTTGACTACTTAGGTCCGTTACTTATCAAGACACAAAATGGTCCAAAATAG
- the LOC128554915 gene encoding uncharacterized protein LOC128554915 translates to MTTREFLMAFRRSISQKGSPDIMISDNALQFKAANKTLENVLRNVVHSEDVQNYAANAKIKWNFIVEVSPWMGGYYERLVGLVKRTLRKTIGCTLVTNMQMQTFLKETEAVLNSRPLVYVEEDIDSCIAITPGHFLSLNRNLGLPETVKRNKSDEEYLPFESSGKEILKLWKKGHRLLDFFWQLRRNEYLLSLRERTQSELKSGKVQSAETPFIGEVVLIKEDLPRGCWKYGKIIDLPKSFDGKIRSAKVMVSSGRIVNRPLNLLFPLETAPNTNKSTAGIETPTGHDNLQSLNSSARKSERNAAKTARDKIKQIFDN, encoded by the coding sequence ATGACTACAAGGGAATTCCTAATGGCATTCAGAAGATCTATTTCACAGAAAGGATCACCAGACATTATGATAAGTGATAATGCGTTACAGTTTAAAGCTGCAAACAAAACGCTAGAAAATGTTCTTCGAAACGTAGTACATTCCGAAGATGTTCAGAATTATGCtgcaaatgcaaaaataaaatggaactttatcgTCGAAGTTTCACCCTGGATGGGAGGGTACTACGAGCGATTGGTCGGACTGGTAAAACGAACTCTCCGGAAAACAATCGGTTGTACTCTAGTTACAAACATGCAAAtgcaaacatttttgaaagaaaCAGAGGCTGTATTAAATTCTCGACCCCTCGTGTACGTCGAAGAAGATATAGATTCATGCATAGCAATCACGCCTGGACATTTTCTGTCGTTAAACAGAAATCTTGGTCTTCCAGAAACGGTCAAAAGAAACAAAAGTGACGAGGAATACTTGCCTTTTGAAAGTTCTGGGAAAGAAATTTTGAAGTTGTGGAAGAAAGGTCATAGACTTCTAGATTTCTTTTGGCAACTGCGGCGTAATGAGTATCTCCTGAGTTTGAGAGAAAGAACTCAATCAGAATTGAAATCTGGAAAAGTGCAATCAGCAGAAACACCTTTTATCGGTGAGGTCGTCCTTATAAAGGAAGATTTACCCCGCGGATGTTGGAAATACGGGAAAATAATTGACTTGCCAAAGAGTTTTGACGGAAAAATTAGATCAGCAAAAGTGATGGTGTCGTCAGGTCGAATCGTTAATCGACCTTTGAATTTATTATTTCCACTAGAAACTGCACCAAATACAAACAAATCAACAGCAGGCATTGAAACTCCTACGGGTCATGATAATCTACAGTCATTAAATAGCTCCGCAAGAAAATCGGAGCGAAATGCCGCAAAAACTGCGagagataaaataaaacaaatctttgacaattaa